From Caballeronia insecticola, a single genomic window includes:
- a CDS encoding DUF427 domain-containing protein — protein sequence MGTDLNDGHEAAHRIEIALNGRRCRVIHQGVTYADTHASFTVIESGAENAHYFPRADVNMARLERSTHTSHCPHKGEATHYHLLTEDGPVENAAWSYESPLDAAAKIRGYLAFYPTRVDRIDETS from the coding sequence ATGGGGACGGATCTGAACGACGGGCACGAAGCGGCGCATCGCATCGAGATTGCGCTGAACGGCCGGCGCTGCCGCGTGATCCATCAGGGCGTCACTTACGCCGATACGCACGCGTCTTTCACGGTGATCGAAAGCGGCGCCGAAAACGCGCACTATTTTCCGCGCGCCGACGTGAACATGGCGCGTCTGGAACGCTCCACTCACACTTCGCACTGCCCGCACAAGGGCGAGGCGACGCACTATCACTTGCTGACCGAGGACGGCCCGGTCGAGAACGCCGCGTGGAGCTACGAGTCGCCGCTTGACGCCGCAGCGAAGATTCGCGGCTATCTCGCGTTTTACCCGACGCGGGTCGATCGCATCGACGAAACTTCCTAG
- a CDS encoding CoxG family protein: MEVTDAFRVPLDPAHVREALGDLALVRASPDNCETFTRSPLGEYALTLILPLGALRARYEIRAHSAGRTRRAAHTEGEDDAGSADAEPAYARTLSFKARGEGVGSLRGQIAVSLNPDDEGNGSWIEYTVWATVSGPLAGLPSRQIENALREGADDFFAEFCEVVRAKHGLPSLRAAGDSAARRHVFLRPGSMSAAFSRRPNATRGPADAHASGVLRHRLHGHGFVHHERDHSHDSHPLGLPAWAWAAMLVCVALFAYFAQHVGLQ, translated from the coding sequence ATGGAAGTCACCGATGCGTTTCGCGTTCCGCTCGACCCGGCGCATGTCCGGGAGGCGCTGGGCGATCTCGCGCTGGTGCGCGCGAGTCCCGACAACTGTGAAACCTTCACGCGTTCGCCGCTCGGCGAATATGCGCTCACCTTGATTTTGCCGCTCGGCGCGCTGCGGGCGCGCTACGAAATTCGCGCGCATTCCGCCGGGCGCACGCGGCGGGCGGCGCATACCGAGGGCGAGGACGACGCCGGTTCCGCCGATGCCGAACCCGCCTACGCGCGCACGCTCAGCTTCAAGGCACGCGGCGAAGGCGTGGGATCGTTGCGCGGACAGATTGCGGTGTCGCTGAATCCGGACGACGAAGGCAACGGTAGCTGGATCGAATACACCGTCTGGGCGACGGTCTCCGGACCGCTCGCGGGCTTGCCGTCGCGGCAGATCGAAAACGCGCTGCGCGAAGGCGCCGACGATTTCTTCGCCGAGTTCTGCGAAGTCGTGCGCGCCAAGCACGGCCTGCCGTCGCTGCGCGCGGCGGGGGACAGCGCGGCGCGGCGGCATGTCTTCCTGCGGCCGGGGTCGATGTCGGCGGCGTTTTCGCGTCGCCCGAACGCGACGCGCGGTCCCGCCGATGCCCACGCGAGCGGCGTGCTGCGGCATCGTCTGCACGGGCACGGCTTCGTGCATCACGAGCGCGATCATTCGCACGATTCGCATCCGCTCGGTCTGCCCGCTTGGGCGTGGGCGGCGATGCTCGTATGCGTCGCGCTGTTTGCGTATTTCGCGCAGCATGTCGGGCTGCAATGA